The DNA region AAAAAGCTGGGAGCAGATGTTTGCCAGTGTGGCCTGATTATGTTCTCAGCCATCGGGCGTTTTCTCGCCGGTATGTTTTCAGCGATCGGGAGTTTTCTCATCGGAATGCTGAGCATGACGGCGGTGCTGTGCTTGTTGCTTTATTTGAAGGACTGGGAGGAGCTACGCGATCGCGGCTTCTCCTACGGAAACTCGTCGGTGGCTCCACTGAACGGAAACGGTACCGCTCCCTTGGCAATGCAAGGGGGCGATCCTTATATCCGTGCCTTGATGCGGACAATTTCTGCTAGTGAAGCAAATGTTGCCCAGCCTTATCGGGTCATCTATGGCGGTCAGTATGTCCAAGACCTCAGCCAGCATCCCCAGATGTGCATCCCGATTGGTGTTGGCCCTAATACGGGAAAATGTTCTACTGCTGCTGGTCGCTATCAGATGCTCAACACGACCTGGCTTGAGAAGGCTCAGCGTTATCACCCGCAGCCTTCAGAATTTATGTTTTGGCACTCTTATAGCTTTGAGCCACAATTTCAGGACGCTGTAGTTTATGCGTGGCTGAGCGACCGGAAAGCCTGGAAAGTAGACATTTCCAAGTTGCTGCGTCAAGGGAAACTAAAAAAGGTGTTGCGGCTGCTATCTGGCACTTGGACAAGTCTGGGCTATGGGATAGAAACCAACTCTATGAGTGGGAAGTTGCCAGAAATTTATGAGCAAATGCTAAAAGAAGAGCTACAAACTTTTGGATAAAAAACCGACGCGAGTGCGGGTTTCCAAATTTAATCTAGTTCAGTGAACTTTAGTATTCAACACACTCTTCAGCTTGCCCTAATATTTCTTTCCCCTCATTGTTGGTAAAGTAGACTTCCTAGAAATTCATCCTGATCAGCAACGTTTTGCGGTTAGAAGAGGCAACACCTCCTTCTGGAGCTGAGGTGTTGAAAAAAATCGGCATAGCCATTACCACCAGCCCAATTAGAAAAATATGAGCGATTAAGTCAAAGGTTGTGAAACCTTTGCTTGTACTTTTTTTGAGACCGGGTAGTAAGCACAAAGCTGGGCGGTGGAGGTTCATGGCGGACTCCAAAGGAGGTGAGGTCGAACAATCTATTACTATAGATAGTTGAATTAATAGACTGTTCCCACCGTTTTTTTAAGGGACTTTTGATGAATGCGATCGCCTTTCTCCGTAGAAACCCTTGCTTTTGCTCCTTTTTTTCCGGACGTTGTTAAGTTTTTAAGAAAAAAACTTAACAACGTTTGCCAAAGCAGTGATAATTTTCTTAAGCTTAAAAGCTCCTTGAGAGCTTGATGTCAGAGAAAAACCAAGTAATTGATTAGCCAACATAAGTTTAAGCGCCTGTAAAGCTATTTTTCATAGATTTCTAAAGGTAATCCGTCTGGATCGCTAAAGAATGTAAACCGCTTGCCAGTCATCTCATCAAGTCTAATATCTTCTACCTGCACTCCTTGGTTTTTTAAATAGTAAACAGCTTCATCTATATTTTTGACAGCAAACGCTAAATGCCTCAATCCGCAAGCTTCAGGGTGACTTAATCTTTGAGGAGAATTAGGAAATGAAAAAAGCTCAATTTGATCGCCGCGACCAACTCTCAAATCTAA from Coleofasciculus sp. FACHB-T130 includes:
- a CDS encoding glycoside hydrolase family protein translates to MFSAIGRFLAGMFSAIGSFLIGMLSMTAVLCLLLYLKDWEELRDRGFSYGNSSVAPLNGNGTAPLAMQGGDPYIRALMRTISASEANVAQPYRVIYGGQYVQDLSQHPQMCIPIGVGPNTGKCSTAAGRYQMLNTTWLEKAQRYHPQPSEFMFWHSYSFEPQFQDAVVYAWLSDRKAWKVDISKLLRQGKLKKVLRLLSGTWTSLGYGIETNSMSGKLPEIYEQMLKEELQTFG
- a CDS encoding VOC family protein; protein product: METIGIHHAAIICSNYEKSKKFYVEVLGFSIIQETFREERNSYKLDLRVGRGDQIELFSFPNSPQRLSHPEACGLRHLAFAVKNIDEAVYYLKNQGVQVEDIRLDEMTGKRFTFFSDPDGLPLEIYEK